The Altererythrobacter sp. CAU 1644 genome has a window encoding:
- a CDS encoding GNAT family N-acetyltransferase, producing MQAQDIELGPELTRAGPADAGLIGDITAEAFRNDPFNLWMFGNFAGIRSLFRFQAKRIYAPRGYCYRMGDEGACMWMMPGEYGDFTRMDYAIFAMNTLFTSGMTAIKRGIRTGEAMADRHPKFEHAYLFSIGLRPSAQGKGLGRKLIQPVLDTCDAKGMPAYLENSNPANTGFYNSCGFEQMGEPIHPEPGSPPLVPMVREPRSPL from the coding sequence ATGCAGGCGCAGGATATCGAGCTTGGACCGGAACTGACCCGTGCCGGGCCTGCGGACGCCGGGCTGATCGGTGACATCACCGCCGAAGCATTTCGCAACGATCCCTTCAACCTGTGGATGTTCGGGAATTTTGCCGGGATCCGCTCGCTCTTCCGGTTCCAGGCGAAACGCATCTACGCGCCGCGCGGCTATTGCTATCGCATGGGCGATGAAGGCGCGTGCATGTGGATGATGCCCGGAGAATACGGTGATTTCACCCGGATGGACTACGCGATTTTTGCCATGAACACGCTGTTCACGTCAGGCATGACAGCGATCAAGCGCGGCATCCGGACCGGCGAGGCCATGGCGGATCGCCATCCGAAATTCGAACACGCCTATCTCTTCAGCATTGGATTGCGCCCCAGCGCGCAGGGCAAAGGTCTGGGACGCAAGCTCATCCAGCCCGTCCTCGATACTTGCGACGCCAAGGGCATGCCGGCCTATCTCGAGAATTCGAACCCGGCCAATACTGGCTTCTACAACTCCTGCGGGTTCGAGCAGATGGGCGAGCCGATCCATCCCGAACCCGGCAGCCCGCCGCTCGTGCCGATGGTCCGCGAGCCGCGCTCACCGCTCTGA
- a CDS encoding sulfite exporter TauE/SafE family protein encodes MPFLAAAFFVTALLYAAVGFGGGSTYAALLALWGVDYRLLPLIALACNIVVVAGGTIRFARAKVTPWRDALLVTALAAPAAFLGGLTPIARDAFMVLLGASLLLTGLTMLIPVRENAVAEPGRIARYMPIIAAPLGYLAGLVGIGGGIFLAPLLHLTRWRDARAIAATASLFILINSLFGLAGQMLKHGPHAFGQAISGALPLLIAVAIGGQIGSLLAIRFLPQRAIRWLTAALVIWVGGRLLLGL; translated from the coding sequence ATGCCGTTCCTCGCTGCTGCATTCTTCGTCACCGCCTTGCTCTATGCCGCGGTCGGCTTCGGCGGCGGATCGACCTATGCCGCGCTGCTGGCACTGTGGGGCGTGGACTATCGCCTGCTGCCGCTGATCGCGCTGGCTTGCAACATCGTGGTCGTGGCGGGCGGAACAATCAGGTTTGCCCGGGCGAAGGTCACGCCGTGGCGCGACGCGCTGCTGGTGACGGCGCTGGCGGCCCCCGCCGCCTTCCTCGGCGGCCTGACCCCGATCGCGCGCGACGCCTTCATGGTCCTGCTCGGCGCAAGCCTGCTGCTCACCGGATTGACCATGCTCATTCCCGTTCGCGAGAACGCCGTGGCGGAACCCGGACGGATCGCGCGCTACATGCCCATCATCGCTGCGCCGCTCGGCTACCTCGCGGGATTGGTCGGCATTGGGGGCGGGATCTTCCTGGCGCCGCTATTGCACCTGACGCGCTGGCGCGATGCGCGCGCAATCGCGGCGACCGCGAGCCTGTTCATCCTGATCAATTCGCTGTTCGGCCTCGCCGGGCAGATGCTCAAGCATGGTCCGCACGCGTTCGGACAGGCGATTTCGGGTGCCTTGCCGCTGCTCATCGCGGTGGCGATCGGGGGACAGATCGGCAGCCTGCTGGCGATCCGCTTCCTGCCGCAGCGCGCGATTCGCTGGCTGACAGCCGCGCTGGTGATCTGGGTAGGTGGGCGGCTGCTGCTAGGCCTTTAA
- a CDS encoding NAD kinase, translated as MTSSQEFERVALLASDVERAQEAYAELSREHDWAPIEEADAVVVLGGDGFMLQTLHTMLDSHRVIPAYGLNLGTVGFLMNRFRSGSNPMRRMAKARSIAVAPLLMEARTQDGNSHSFFAINEVSLLRETRQTAKIEVSVDDRVRIPELVCDGVLLSTPAGSTAYNLSANGPILPLDSELMALTPISPFRPRRWRGAILPDRSRVTFKVLEPHKRPVSAVADQKEVRDIAEVSLAVARDSELTLLFDPGHALDERIVAEQFVV; from the coding sequence GTGACAAGCAGCCAGGAATTCGAACGCGTGGCCCTGCTCGCCTCCGATGTCGAGCGTGCGCAGGAGGCCTATGCGGAGCTTTCGCGCGAGCATGACTGGGCGCCGATCGAAGAGGCCGATGCCGTCGTGGTGCTGGGCGGTGACGGTTTCATGCTCCAGACGCTGCACACCATGCTCGATTCGCACCGGGTCATTCCGGCTTACGGGCTCAATCTCGGCACCGTCGGCTTCCTGATGAATCGCTTTCGCAGTGGCAGCAACCCGATGCGACGCATGGCCAAGGCGCGCTCGATCGCGGTCGCGCCCTTGCTGATGGAGGCGCGAACGCAGGACGGGAATTCGCACAGCTTCTTCGCCATCAACGAAGTCTCGCTGCTGCGCGAAACGCGTCAGACCGCCAAGATCGAGGTTTCGGTGGACGATCGGGTGCGCATTCCCGAACTGGTGTGCGACGGCGTGCTGCTGTCAACGCCCGCGGGCTCGACCGCCTACAACCTCTCGGCCAACGGGCCGATCCTGCCGCTCGATTCCGAACTGATGGCGCTGACTCCGATCAGCCCCTTCCGCCCTCGGCGCTGGCGCGGTGCCATCCTGCCCGATCGCAGCCGGGTCACTTTCAAGGTGCTGGAACCCCACAAGCGCCCGGTTTCGGCGGTCGCCGACCAGAAGGAAGTGCGCGATATCGCGGAGGTTTCGCTGGCCGTCGCGCGCGATTCGGAGCTGACTTTGCTGTTCGATCCGGGCCATGCCCTCGACGAGCGGATCGTCGCCGAACAATTCGTGGTTTGA
- a CDS encoding EAL domain-containing protein — MGDIPRRTLRSGELPAGLSRALEGDLVTALGRGEIEVLFQPQFSCADGRMVGAEALARWQHPTLGEIGARDLFHIAEKAHLVAPLSRQVVAQAMQQASQWPEHLGLALNITPEELAERSFAQDFASGIGRSNIAPSRLTLEITEDVLLRDLDLAAEALAALRHIGLRVALDDFGAGFCNFRYLKELPLDAIKLDRSMVVGICRDERDLAVLRAIVGLAHAMGLEVVAEGIETEAQRDAVIAEGCSYWQGFLRAAPMRNDDMLRMARG; from the coding sequence ATGGGCGATATCCCGCGACGGACACTGCGCAGTGGCGAACTGCCGGCAGGGCTTTCGCGCGCGCTAGAGGGCGATCTGGTGACTGCGCTGGGGCGGGGCGAGATCGAAGTGCTGTTCCAGCCGCAATTCTCCTGCGCCGATGGCCGAATGGTGGGGGCAGAGGCGCTCGCCCGCTGGCAGCATCCGACCTTGGGCGAGATCGGTGCGCGCGACCTGTTTCACATTGCCGAAAAGGCGCACCTGGTCGCACCGCTGTCGCGCCAGGTGGTGGCGCAGGCGATGCAGCAGGCATCGCAATGGCCGGAACACCTCGGGCTGGCCCTCAACATCACTCCCGAAGAATTGGCCGAGCGGAGCTTTGCGCAGGATTTCGCCAGCGGGATCGGGCGCTCCAACATTGCGCCTTCGCGGCTGACGCTGGAAATCACCGAAGACGTGCTGCTGCGCGATCTCGACCTCGCGGCCGAGGCGCTGGCTGCGCTGCGACATATTGGCCTGCGCGTTGCACTCGACGACTTCGGCGCGGGTTTCTGCAATTTTCGCTACCTCAAGGAACTTCCGCTCGACGCGATCAAGCTCGACCGCAGCATGGTGGTCGGGATCTGCCGTGACGAGCGGGATCTCGCGGTGCTGCGCGCGATCGTGGGCCTGGCGCATGCGATGGGGCTGGAAGTGGTGGCGGAAGGGATCGAGACCGAGGCACAACGCGATGCGGTGATCGCCGAGGGCTGCTCCTACTGGCAGGGCTTCCTGCGCGCGGCGCCGATGCGCAATGACGACATGCTGCGGATGGCGCGCGGCTGA
- the mfd gene encoding transcription-repair coupling factor → MPDLSRILSAKAPLTLSSVARGAQPLVMSDLARAARDRAVFIAPDEAAMRSVAEAAQFFAPELEVIEFPAWDCLPYDRASPALSVSAKRLSALFRLQTGKSGSQLLVTTVNALTQRVLTPFRIRESVREFKQGTTIGHQSLAALLQRQGYSRTDTVVDHGEYALRGSIVDIFPSSLDEGLRLDFFGDELESLRLFDPTTQMSTGKLKSHLLLPASEALIDEESIKRFRLRYREMFGAHATQDPLYEAVSEGRRLAGMEHWLPLFEERMATLFDYLGSDDVVVIDSGAQSAAEERFKDIADYHQSRSKTAGQAAGSYRPLSEDALYLAPEELAGLLEAQKVHRSVIFAEPEGDRVVDFGFSSARDFAPERARGDNVYEAAAMHLQSLSKAGKKPLLAAYSKGSRARIASILSEAGASTKLAESWQEALGLSAKGQPVAMVLPLETGFANDQLELLTEQDLLGDRLVRRKKRRKDSDAFLAELQALARGDLVVHVEHGIGKYLGLEPVPVGKSKHDCVMLEYKGGDKLYIPVENIDVLTRYGSSEDAVMLDRLGGEAWQKRRARLKERIREIAGELMQVAAQRALKKAPVLSAEDGPYNQFVEKFPWEETDDQDRAIEDVLRDLESGRPMDRLVCGDVGFGKTEVALRAAFVAAMNGQQVAVVAPTTLLARQHYQNFTERFAGFPLKVGRLSRLVPAKEMAETREGLEKGDVDIVIGTHAILSKNTKFRDLGLVIVDEEQRFGVTHKEKLKQLRADVHVLTLTATPIPRTLQMAMSGLRELSTIQTPPVDRLAVRTYVMEWDDMVMREALLREHHRGGQSFIVVPRISDMAEVEDWLHEHVPEVKSISAHGQMGASEVEERMSAFYDRKYDVLLSTTIVESGLDIPSANTIIIHRADRFGLAQLYQLRGRVGRAKLRAYAYLTYRKDVQLSEVAEKRLKVLGDLDSLGAGFQLASHDLDIRGAGNLLGDEQSGHIREVGFELYQSMLEDAILAAKAGELGLEAKPETVSPQITVDAPIMIPEDYVPDLAVRMALYRRLNDAKDKAEIESLAAEMIDRFGPLPDATQNLVRLIEIKHQAIAANIAKIDVGARGTLVTFHNDDFPDGPGLIAYVDRLQGTAKLRPDMKLVINRAWNDPHSRLNGLFQLTKGLSSIARKAKKREKALA, encoded by the coding sequence ATGCCCGATCTCTCCCGCATCCTCTCGGCCAAGGCGCCGCTCACGCTCTCGTCGGTAGCGCGCGGTGCGCAGCCGCTAGTGATGAGCGATCTCGCGCGCGCAGCCAGGGACCGCGCGGTCTTCATTGCGCCCGACGAGGCGGCGATGCGATCGGTTGCGGAAGCGGCGCAATTCTTCGCGCCCGAGCTCGAAGTGATCGAATTCCCGGCGTGGGATTGCCTCCCCTACGACCGCGCCAGCCCCGCCCTCTCGGTCAGCGCCAAGCGGCTCTCGGCGCTGTTCCGGCTGCAGACCGGTAAGTCTGGGTCGCAGCTGCTGGTCACGACTGTCAACGCGCTGACCCAGCGCGTGCTCACCCCCTTCCGCATCCGCGAGAGCGTGCGCGAGTTCAAGCAGGGCACGACGATCGGCCACCAGAGCCTCGCCGCCCTGCTGCAACGCCAGGGCTATTCGCGGACCGATACCGTCGTCGACCATGGCGAATACGCGCTGCGCGGATCGATCGTCGACATCTTCCCGTCGAGCCTCGACGAGGGCCTGCGGCTCGATTTCTTCGGCGACGAGCTCGAAAGCTTGCGGCTGTTCGACCCGACGACGCAGATGTCGACCGGGAAGCTCAAATCCCACCTGCTGCTGCCGGCTTCGGAAGCGCTCATCGACGAGGAATCGATCAAGCGATTCCGGCTGCGGTATCGCGAGATGTTCGGCGCGCATGCGACGCAGGATCCGCTTTACGAGGCGGTGAGCGAGGGTCGCCGGCTGGCGGGCATGGAACACTGGCTGCCGCTGTTCGAAGAGCGAATGGCCACGCTGTTCGACTACCTCGGCTCCGATGATGTCGTGGTCATCGACAGCGGCGCGCAATCAGCTGCCGAAGAACGCTTCAAGGACATTGCCGACTATCACCAGTCGCGCAGCAAGACGGCGGGACAGGCGGCGGGCAGCTATCGTCCCTTGAGCGAGGATGCGCTCTATCTCGCGCCCGAAGAACTGGCCGGGCTGCTCGAAGCGCAGAAGGTCCATCGCAGCGTGATCTTCGCTGAGCCCGAAGGCGACCGCGTGGTCGACTTCGGCTTCTCCTCGGCGCGCGATTTCGCCCCCGAGCGCGCGCGCGGCGACAATGTCTACGAAGCCGCCGCCATGCATCTCCAGTCGCTCAGCAAAGCGGGCAAGAAGCCGCTGCTGGCCGCCTATTCCAAGGGCAGTAGGGCGCGCATCGCCTCGATCCTGTCTGAAGCCGGCGCATCGACCAAGCTTGCCGAGAGCTGGCAGGAAGCGCTCGGGCTTTCTGCCAAGGGCCAGCCCGTCGCAATGGTGCTGCCGCTCGAGACCGGCTTCGCCAACGACCAGCTCGAGCTGCTGACCGAACAGGACCTGCTCGGCGATCGGCTTGTGCGTCGCAAGAAGCGCCGCAAGGATTCGGATGCCTTCCTCGCCGAACTGCAGGCGCTCGCCCGCGGCGACCTGGTGGTCCATGTCGAGCACGGCATCGGCAAGTACCTTGGGCTGGAACCTGTCCCGGTCGGCAAGAGCAAGCACGATTGCGTGATGCTCGAATACAAGGGCGGCGACAAACTCTACATCCCGGTCGAGAACATCGACGTCCTGACGCGTTACGGCTCCTCCGAGGACGCGGTCATGCTCGACCGGCTCGGCGGCGAGGCCTGGCAGAAGCGCCGCGCCCGGCTGAAAGAGCGCATCCGCGAGATCGCAGGCGAGCTGATGCAGGTCGCTGCGCAGCGCGCGCTCAAGAAGGCGCCCGTGCTGAGCGCCGAGGACGGCCCCTACAACCAGTTCGTCGAGAAGTTTCCGTGGGAGGAAACCGACGATCAGGACCGCGCCATCGAGGACGTGCTGCGCGACCTCGAAAGCGGTCGTCCGATGGATAGGCTGGTGTGCGGCGATGTAGGCTTCGGCAAGACTGAAGTAGCCCTGCGCGCAGCCTTTGTAGCCGCCATGAACGGCCAGCAGGTCGCGGTAGTCGCTCCAACCACCCTGCTCGCCCGACAGCATTACCAGAACTTCACCGAGCGCTTTGCCGGCTTCCCGCTCAAGGTCGGGCGGCTATCGCGACTGGTCCCGGCCAAGGAAATGGCCGAAACGCGCGAGGGCTTGGAAAAGGGCGATGTGGATATCGTCATCGGCACCCATGCGATCCTGTCGAAGAACACAAAATTCCGCGACCTCGGCCTGGTGATCGTCGACGAGGAACAGCGTTTCGGCGTGACCCACAAGGAGAAGCTCAAGCAACTCCGCGCCGACGTCCACGTGCTGACCCTCACCGCCACCCCGATCCCGCGCACGCTGCAGATGGCGATGAGCGGGCTGCGCGAGCTCTCGACCATCCAGACCCCGCCGGTCGACCGGCTCGCGGTGCGTACCTACGTGATGGAGTGGGACGACATGGTGATGCGCGAGGCGCTGCTGCGCGAGCATCATCGCGGCGGACAGAGCTTTATCGTCGTTCCGCGCATCTCCGACATGGCCGAGGTCGAGGACTGGCTGCACGAGCATGTGCCAGAAGTGAAATCGATCTCCGCCCACGGGCAGATGGGCGCGAGCGAGGTCGAGGAGCGCATGAGCGCCTTCTACGACCGCAAGTATGACGTGCTGCTCTCGACCACGATCGTCGAATCCGGCTTGGACATTCCCAGCGCCAACACGATCATCATCCACCGCGCCGACCGCTTCGGCCTCGCCCAGCTCTACCAGCTCCGCGGGCGGGTGGGTCGCGCCAAGCTGCGCGCCTATGCCTACCTCACCTATCGCAAGGACGTGCAGCTATCCGAGGTGGCCGAGAAGCGGCTCAAGGTGCTGGGCGATCTCGACAGCCTCGGCGCAGGCTTCCAGCTGGCCAGCCACGACCTCGACATTCGCGGCGCCGGCAATTTGCTCGGCGACGAGCAGTCGGGCCATATCCGCGAGGTCGGCTTCGAGCTTTACCAATCGATGCTCGAGGATGCGATCCTGGCCGCCAAGGCGGGCGAGCTAGGCCTGGAGGCCAAGCCGGAAACGGTCAGCCCGCAGATCACGGTCGATGCGCCGATCATGATCCCGGAGGATTACGTCCCCGATCTCGCCGTGCGCATGGCGCTCTATCGCCGCCTCAACGATGCGAAGGACAAGGCCGAGATCGAATCGCTTGCCGCCGAGATGATCGACCGTTTCGGTCCCCTGCCCGACGCGACGCAGAACCTCGTCCGCCTGATTGAGATCAAGCACCAGGCGATCGCCGCCAATATCGCCAAGATCGACGTTGGAGCGCGCGGCACGCTCGTCACCTTCCACAACGACGATTTCCCCGACGGCCCGGGCCTGATCGCCTATGTCGACAGGTTGCAGGGCACGGCCAAGCTGCGGCCCGACATGAAGCTGGTGATCAACCGCGCGTGGAACGACCCGCACAGCCGGCTCAACGGCCTGTTCCAGCTGACCAAGGGTCTGTCGAGCATCGCCAGGAAGGCGAAGAAGCGCGAGAAGGCGCTCGCCTGA
- a CDS encoding succinate dehydrogenase assembly factor 2 produces the protein MPEALTFPARLARAKFRAWHRGTREADYIFGGFFDRYSAGWEAAELAWFEALLDEDDVDVMAWAMQTQPVPPKFQGKQIELMQRLDYVDIPR, from the coding sequence ATGCCCGAAGCCCTCACCTTTCCCGCCCGCCTTGCCCGCGCCAAGTTTCGCGCCTGGCATCGCGGCACGCGCGAGGCGGACTATATCTTCGGCGGTTTCTTCGATCGCTATTCGGCGGGCTGGGAAGCGGCCGAGCTGGCATGGTTCGAGGCGCTGCTCGACGAGGACGATGTCGACGTCATGGCCTGGGCGATGCAAACCCAACCGGTACCGCCGAAGTTCCAGGGCAAGCAGATCGAGCTGATGCAGCGGCTCGACTATGTCGATATCCCGCGCTAG